Proteins found in one Mycobacteriales bacterium genomic segment:
- a CDS encoding HAD-IB family hydrolase translates to RRDFLTMRDIVRFAVAQARFIAVGEHQNLVAETQTRALAFIAGRSVAEMRSVGEEVFDELLADKIWPGTLALARMHQDAGQRVWLVTATPVELASIIARRLGLTGALGTVAEVVDGEYTGRLVGEPLHGPAKAAAVLALADRERLDLDRCAAYSDSINDLPMLSTVGRAVAVNPDSALRMEARARGWEIRDFRTGRKAARVGVPAAIGAGAVGGGVAAGVRLLRKRGS, encoded by the coding sequence CGGCGCGACTTCCTGACCATGCGCGACATCGTGCGGTTCGCCGTCGCACAAGCCCGGTTCATCGCCGTCGGGGAGCACCAGAACCTGGTGGCCGAGACCCAGACCCGGGCCCTGGCCTTCATCGCCGGTCGCTCGGTGGCCGAGATGCGGTCGGTCGGCGAGGAGGTCTTCGACGAACTGCTGGCCGACAAGATCTGGCCCGGCACGCTGGCCCTGGCCCGGATGCACCAGGACGCCGGCCAGCGGGTCTGGCTGGTCACCGCGACCCCGGTCGAGCTGGCCTCGATCATCGCCCGCCGGCTCGGGCTGACCGGCGCGCTCGGCACGGTGGCCGAGGTCGTCGACGGCGAGTACACGGGACGGCTGGTCGGCGAGCCGCTGCACGGGCCGGCCAAGGCCGCGGCGGTGCTCGCGCTGGCGGATCGGGAACGGCTGGACCTCGACCGGTGCGCCGCGTACAGCGACTCGATCAACGACCTGCCCATGCTCAGCACGGTCGGCCGGGCCGTGGCCGTGAACCCGGACTCGGCGCTGCGGATGGAGGCCCGCGCCCGGGGCTGGGAGATCCGCGACTTCCGGACCGGTCGCAAGGCGGCGAGGGTCGGCGTGCCCGCGGCGATCGGGGCCGGCGCGGTCGGCGGCGGGGTCGCCGCCGGCGTGAGGCTGCTGCGCAAGCGCGGCTCATGA